Proteins encoded together in one Rhizobium bangladeshense window:
- a CDS encoding uracil-DNA glycosylase gives MISANDLSPAELAALLHFHADAGVEWLLEEEAVDRFAEFEAMKAARRPAAQPQQERPTAEERPFPVDRQTSPRPSAAARPAPASSPQPAIPDGEAVQQARFVAEAARSLSELKTAIEAFNGCNLKHSARSTIFASGDAESRIMVIGSAPSAEDDREGTPFSGKSGQLFDKMLAAIGLSRSGVLLTQVIPWRPPGNRAASPAEMDICRPFIERQIALAEPQAILLLGNFAARFFFGENDTIHGLRGRWREIAVAERVIPAIASLHPQDLLTAPVNKRLAWNDLLAFQAKLNSLSLLRN, from the coding sequence ATGATCTCCGCCAACGACCTTTCCCCCGCCGAGCTTGCAGCGCTTCTGCATTTTCATGCGGATGCCGGCGTGGAATGGCTGCTGGAGGAGGAGGCGGTCGACCGCTTCGCCGAATTCGAGGCGATGAAGGCCGCGCGCCGTCCGGCGGCGCAGCCGCAGCAGGAACGGCCCACTGCCGAGGAGCGGCCATTCCCGGTGGATCGCCAGACATCGCCTCGTCCGAGTGCAGCAGCGCGTCCGGCCCCGGCCTCCAGCCCGCAACCGGCGATCCCGGATGGCGAGGCCGTGCAGCAGGCGCGTTTCGTCGCCGAAGCCGCACGCTCCCTCAGCGAGCTCAAGACCGCGATCGAAGCGTTCAACGGCTGCAATCTCAAGCACAGCGCCCGCTCGACCATCTTTGCCAGCGGCGACGCCGAAAGCCGCATCATGGTGATCGGTTCGGCGCCGAGCGCTGAAGACGACCGTGAAGGCACGCCCTTTTCTGGAAAATCCGGCCAGCTGTTCGACAAGATGCTGGCGGCGATCGGGCTCAGCCGTTCCGGCGTCCTGCTGACGCAGGTCATCCCCTGGCGGCCGCCCGGCAACCGCGCGGCGTCGCCGGCCGAAATGGATATCTGCCGTCCCTTCATCGAGCGGCAGATTGCGCTCGCCGAACCGCAGGCGATCCTGCTGCTCGGTAATTTCGCAGCGCGGTTCTTCTTCGGAGAAAACGATACGATTCACGGCCTCCGCGGCCGCTGGCGGGAAATTGCCGTCGCCGAGCGCGTCATCCCCGCAATCGCCAGCCTGCATCCTCAGGATCTGTTAACCGCACCGGTCAATAAGCGGCTGGCTTGGAACGACCTGCTGGCCTTTCAAGCGAAGCTTAACTCGCTCTCCCTGCTTAGAAATTAG
- a CDS encoding Hsp70 family protein — translation MAQALGFDFGTTNTVLAMADGGATRSMAFTSAAGTADSMRTALSFMKDGQLGAAALKVEAGHAAIRQFIDNPGECRFLQSIKTFAASALFQGTLIFAKRHNFEDLMEIFVRRLRSYAGDSWPSHVSRIVTGRPVHFAGASPDPALATERYNEALSRFGFPEIHYVYEPVAAAFYFAQNLKQDATVLVADFGGGTTDYSLIRFETVAGRLTATPIGHSGVGVAGDHFDYRMIDNIVAPLIGKGSHFKSFDKILEVPSNYYSSFGRWNQLSIFKTTREFEDLKKLVRTSLEPEKLEIFIDLIDHDEGYPLYQAVSATKMALSAADEAPFDFVPLGRGGHRSIKRRDFESWIAEDLARIEGALDEVLDKTETKPADIDKVFLTGGTSFVPAVRRIFTERFERDRIESGGELLSIAHGLALIGERDDIAQWTVQ, via the coding sequence ATGGCTCAGGCGCTGGGTTTCGACTTCGGCACGACGAATACGGTTCTCGCCATGGCGGATGGCGGGGCGACGCGCTCGATGGCGTTCACAAGCGCGGCGGGGACGGCCGACAGCATGCGGACCGCACTCTCCTTCATGAAGGATGGCCAGCTCGGCGCCGCGGCGCTGAAGGTGGAAGCGGGCCATGCCGCGATCCGCCAGTTTATCGACAATCCCGGCGAATGCCGCTTCCTGCAATCTATCAAAACCTTCGCGGCAAGCGCGCTGTTTCAGGGCACGCTGATCTTCGCCAAGCGCCACAATTTCGAAGATCTGATGGAGATCTTCGTGCGGCGCCTGCGTAGCTATGCCGGCGACAGCTGGCCTTCTCATGTCAGCCGCATCGTCACCGGCCGCCCGGTTCATTTCGCCGGCGCCAGCCCGGATCCGGCGCTCGCGACCGAACGCTATAACGAGGCGCTGTCGCGTTTCGGCTTTCCCGAAATCCACTATGTCTATGAGCCCGTCGCCGCCGCCTTCTATTTCGCGCAGAACCTGAAGCAGGATGCGACGGTGCTGGTTGCCGATTTCGGCGGCGGCACGACCGACTATTCGCTGATCCGCTTCGAAACTGTCGCCGGCAGGCTGACGGCAACGCCGATCGGCCATTCCGGCGTCGGCGTCGCCGGCGATCATTTCGATTATCGGATGATCGACAACATCGTCGCGCCGCTCATCGGCAAGGGCAGCCATTTCAAGAGCTTCGACAAGATTCTCGAAGTTCCGTCCAACTACTATTCCAGCTTCGGCCGCTGGAACCAGCTGTCGATCTTCAAGACCACGCGCGAATTCGAGGATTTGAAAAAACTGGTGCGCACCAGCCTGGAGCCGGAGAAGCTCGAAATCTTCATCGATCTCATCGACCATGACGAAGGCTATCCGCTCTACCAGGCGGTGTCGGCGACGAAGATGGCGCTTTCGGCCGCTGATGAGGCGCCTTTCGACTTTGTGCCGCTCGGCCGCGGCGGACATCGCAGCATCAAGCGCCGCGACTTCGAAAGCTGGATTGCCGAGGACCTCGCCCGCATCGAAGGCGCGCTCGACGAGGTGCTCGACAAGACCGAGACGAAGCCTGCCGACATCGACAAGGTGTTCCTGACCGGCGGCACCTCCTTCGTGCCGGCGGTGCGACGCATTTTCACCGAGCGCTTCGAACGCGATCGGATAGAAAGCGGCGGCGAGCTCCTGTCGATCGCCCATGGTCTGGCGCTGATCGGGGAACGCGACGACATCGCGCAATGGACTGTGCAATAA